TCGTATGCAAAATCCAGAGAATGTAACATAATGTGAACAATGTCtgtatttagctcctaaatgctTAGCAGTTTCTTCGTGGTTataataattaaacaaacaaataaaaactagTGAACAAAAACCTAAATCATTATTGGTAATTTTGCTTTAATACAATGGAATTGCTAATGTGAACAAcaaaacagagagaaaaaaaagttggACTAATTAATCAGAAAAAGTAAAGCCGTGCATTTTTACTCAATccgcatacaaaaaaaaacacacagcaaaAAGCTTAGTGAATCATTATAtaatctaaatatataaaaaagctgCAAAGTAAGGCCTGCAGCATGGAAGTAACAGAGCCGAACATGTAAGGCAGGTGCACAAGCCTCAGCAAAATAATGTTTTGAAAAGGAAATGTGTTTGCATGATAGAACTATATCTGATTTTAGAGCTAGTCTGTGAAACACTATTTGCTAGGGCTGCTTTTTAACATTACTCATTGAATggaaacataaatataaattgaAATTGTGTATTCAGTCACCCACTACCTATATGCAATGTCTGTTAAAGCCATGTCTCCACACTTGAGTCTAATGACGTAATTTACTATCAAAGTGATCTTGGCACTGTAGATGCTTGTGAACTGCATCTCAATTGATGCTCAGCAAGGCATTAACAATCCTATAAATTAAGCAAGGGAGAAAACACTGCATTGTGGTTAACTTTCAACTTTCCAACACGTTTATAatgaaataccaaaaaaaaaaaaaaaagagagagatagaaAATATGCAAAAATCAGCTAGTTTTTCCACTCCataattttattctaaatttTGAGATTCTGTTAGTATTTCACTACATTCAACTACCATtgtcaaacaaaataataatttagtgTAAACATGTCACTGTATCTACTAATAACATTTCTTTGCAGCTTTTAAATtaccatttttcaatgctttgccTCATAATATTTGAGTTTAGCAGCAATTTTGTAAAGTGAACTGTAATATTCGGTCCCTGTTGACCACAAATTAACGTAAAGGGTCCCCTcaaacaccataacaacctaTGCTACGCTAGACTAGTAAATGTTGCTATTATTTGCTTCCTGATTGGGTTTAATCTAAATTATATTGCGtcgacttaaagggacattatagtcacccagaccacttcagctcaatgaagtggtctgggtgccaggtccctcaggttttaacccttcagatgcaaacatagcagttccagagaaactgctatgtttacatttggggttaatccagcctctagtggctgtcttccgaacagccactagaggcgcatctgtgacgctggaagcgattttcgcatccatcccgcagaacgtccataggaaagcattgagaaatgctttcctatggacactttgaatgcgtcagtaactgaaggggttttaacactttGAATgcgtaagtaactgaaggggttataACACTTTGAATgcgtaagtaactgaaggggttataACACTTTGAATGCGTAAGTAACTGAAGAGGTTATAACACTTTGAATgcgtaagtaactgaaggggttataaccccttcagcgccacgggagggggaccctgagggtgggggcatcctcagggcactatagtgtcaggaaaaccgctttgttttcctgacactatagtcatcctttaaagccttaaggaccaaacttctggaataaaagggaatcatgacatgccacacatgtcatgtgtccttgaggggttaaagtaAATAAGTCAGTCCTAAGTTCAACTGACAGGTTATTACCTAAACAGGTAACTGTGGTTAATTTACTCTAAAATGGAAGTAAAGCTGTTAAAACAAGTGAATTGGAGATTACTTTTTTTcccaatttaaatattttgatcTAAATTAGGcaaatttgtttttcaaattaCTAGTCCATCAATCAattctgtataaaatataatgGTATTACTATGCATATTTAAAAGTGCCTGCCTTTGGCGCCGACACCCTATCATTGTAGAAGTGAATCTTATGGATTATTATCATTTATGTTGGCGCCAACattttctgcagcgctttacaattatacaaCGGGAATAGTTAAGAACAAGTAATCAAGCATAGACAATGCTGACAGACACAAGAAGTGAAGTGAATACCTTGCAAGaggctgcagaagagctgtgcTTTGAAAACGGGGGAGAATGCTGTTTTTTGTGAAACTGCTTCAAAACACTTTTGCACAAAACAGAGGTATGGCAATCAAACACTCATAGCACCATAAGGACTGGAaagtgctgcagtggttatagtgcttacagTGTCTATTTAAAGCAAAACTCCAACTGTGCTTTGGGGGTTAACAATATGTAACATTTCTCTTATTTTGTCAAAGTACAGATTTTAAGAGAAAATAAGCAGTGTTATAAACCCTCTTAGTAAAACCTCTCAGCCAGGAATCCAGGAAGGTTTTTTTCCTTTCTTACTCTAGTGATttaaatgcttctctgtgagacaATCATGGTGACAGCTGCGCATGTGCTTTgaacactggattggctgagagatcATCAAAACAAGCAGTGATGAGCTCTAGGGGCGGTACAGAGCTTTGGCAAGTGGATGGTCTTGCTGCTGGATTGGAGGAATGGAACTTATTTTTAGGACAAAATGAGGTGGCCCTAAATCTAAAATAACTTTGTAAGCTTCAATgtcagaaataaatacatttatatgcaACACTGGAGTTTTAAATCTTTAAATTTTTCCCATCCACTATTTATGCATACAGCTGACTTTCATTTATCTTTATGGAAAGACAGCAGTACATCGGATGATGGAAATAGAACAAACCTATAAGGAGCAaactaatttcattttatttggcTATTTCCACTATTGGAAGCTTTGTTTAAATAGTAGTTTTATTATTCTATTAGATAATAAGAGTTTCACTGCCTTGAACAGGCATCTAACACATATTTGATCATTCTTTAAAATGATCTATAGCAAACACATTCATATGCTGCATGTCTTCACAAGTACCTTTTGTACATCAGTATAATACAGCATCCTACAACTCATAACAGTGATTTAGAAATCCAAGATACTTTTACTCCAGAAATGCTCTGAGCCAGAACCATCACGTTTTCCTTGGCAACAAAGGAAAAAGGTCTTGCCCCCTAGTCTGTAGAATTCATATGCTACTGGAGTAAAATCATAAAGTAACTCCATTTATTGATCAGCTGCAACTCCGGCAAATGCCCACGAAAATATAAGATCTTGACACTTAGTAGACTGTGTTATCATTTGGATTTTCCATTGTGAAGTGTTACTTGATATTTATAAGAATTACGATTTCACTTCACACCACATGTAACTTGAAAAGACATAGAGGATCATTTCTATAGAGCAATTCTGGGGGCCACGTTTTCAAAGTGGAGCAATCTGTAGGAATATTGCAGTCATTTCAATGCTGAATACTCTACTTTTAGAATTTAGCAGCTCATTTGTCCTTTACCCCCAACATGACTATTTTGTTTAGcattacaaacaaaataaatgtcaTAGTGCTCTGTTTAGAAGGTTTACTCTAGAACCTAAAATTATTCATATGGAAGTTGTGTAAACAGTTTAGCCACTGTCCCGCACAAGTATCGAGATAATTGGATATTACCGCATGTGAAAGATttcctatatatttgttttcataaCAAGTAGTACACAAACGTAATTTAAATAGGGGAACATTCACAAAGTCTGGTATTTAGGAAGAAATAGTAATTATTCCTATAGGGGCGCTAACCTATGCCTACAGTATCCTCTGTTATCTTCAGTAATTGACTGAGGCTAAAGAAAGTTGTACTCTAACTGGCAACACAGACTGAATGGTCCTGCCCTAGAAGTCAATTATAAATAAATGTCAATCACTGAAGTATATTGCAGCAACATAGGTTACGAAAATAAAACCATACAGATTATAGGTTCATGCTCATGTGAATAGGGAAATTCAGTCAAGTTCTCCCTCAATTCTATCGCTGTCTCTGTAATCGTGCCTTTAAAACAAGGCTTGTATGGTCAATGGCTATATTTAAAagctaaataaatagataaagctTCCATAGGGTTCAAAAGACAATGGTATGAGGCCATTAATCAGTGATCAGTACTGCAGCACATGCAAATATAATCACTCGAtatagggaataaaaaaaaagaaaaagaaattaaacaatgatTAAGTCAGTACCTGCTCTTCACATAGCATCCAATGGGGATGCTACAGCTAATTAATAAAGGAAATTATTTGCATAACATAATCACACATGAACACACCTTAAATGTGCAGCTCATGCCCGCAATTTTGGAGTTCAAATTTAATGAGTGCTGAAAACATGGATATTTGCAACTGCTTTAAGTGCCCTTCTTTGTGTTTAGTGGAAGAGCCAACTGGCGTTGTTAATTGTAGAATTACAGTTTCAATATCCCCTGACCATTTCATAGTTCAGCCCGGATTCGGGGGATACGGATTGGTTTCCCAAATCTTGGTACATCAATACTGTGTTTATACAACAGTCATAAGCTGATCGATTGTATGCACTTCTTTTATTTACTTGGCTGCTATCTGGTATTTGTAAATAACTTTTTCTTTAAATCTAATTTTAGCATTTACAAAGTGAACTGGTTGTTTAATGATGAAACTATGACCAAGAGTATGTATATTAGGCACATTATGCTTGATAACTACTTCAGTGCAGGAGGTTCTTGTAAAGTGTATTTAGAGGTTAATATACACTGGGTTTATACATCCCTTTCTTGTCCCTCCTAACAGGTTGTGTATAAAAGACAATCACAAGGCGAAGAGAGAAAAAATACCTGCAGTATCCTCTCTTGGTACAAGCTCACACAAAAAGTTAAATATTTTGGCTGCTATGAATTAAACAGGAATAAGAAAACAGCTTGCTCAAGATAAACTGTGTCTGTGCTCATTTAATTGGAATCTTATCTGTCCTTAGAGGTCAGTTTTTCAATTAATTCTTGAAGAGGGGCCTGTTCTCTTCTGTCGATTAAGTTGAATTCCTAGAAAATGTGAACATAAACGAAAATTAGAAAACAGCAAGTCATTTCTGTGCTCTGTGTCCTCTCTATGGAATTTATGATGGCAGGTACCTGAGACCTTGTAAACATTGGCACAGTTTTGggtaaaattatacattttactgtaatATGTTATTGTATGTATTACAGTACATGATTGTTAGTATTTtgataaaatgtgtttgtttcatATGGGTGCTGCTTCTATTTATAACAATGTTAAATATTTaatcataaaattaaataaataaaatctatatctgCGTATATAAGTTTTTGTTTCTATTGCACAGGAACTGAAATGGCTTAGAACAAACAACCTCTGGGACTCCAGCTTATGTGAAGTAAtatccaaaataaatatatatgtaaaaacccaatcataaatacaaataattgataaacatagaatGACGTAtaattgcattgtgggaaaataatgccatcttAGGCTTCTGGAGACATTCATAAATCACTTAACTCTTAGTTGTGTAATTTACGAATATCTACAGAACCTCTCAATGGCattattaaacataataaaagCTCCACCATTTTGTAGCTTCCATATAAAGCTACACAAATATTTGGTAACTATTTGACAGCTTGGTCTGGGAGGAGCTAATGCACtccaggcaacataaccactacagcagtaaTATGTGTGTTGGCACTTGAAgagttcattttaataaaaaaatcttaTAATATTTAACTCATTACCATATTTTCTGGGATTGAAAAGAGAATATCAGTACctgaacaaagaaaataaagtgcTTGAATGATGTATTAAGATGTGCCTCTTCCTGAAGCTGAATTACTGAATCAAAGTGCTGGTGGTAGATGTGAGCATAGACTCTGAAAAGACGCTTCAAGATAATCTTTGCCACAGACATGAAATTCTTTGGAAAAGGAACACCTTCACAATAAGGGAAGAAAACATTGCtggtcaaaaaaatattttaagactCCGCTTGGAGAACATCTTGGGAGAGCTTGACGTCTACATAATACAGTCTCCCCTTACTTATATTTTAGCTAGCAAAattaataaatcatttaaaaaaataacaaaataaatcactGTCAATGTTTTCCCCTTGCATACATTATAGTGTGTGTACCTCCATCCCTGTATCTGATATATCGAGTGTgtacatgtatttatgtgtgtatatttttccTGACTTTATTCCATTAGCATGTACCACTATCAGTTTACCaaacttttttctttaaattgtgtCGGATTGTGTCTatatttgtgtctgctagtgtgcaCACCTGTCAGTGGGTCGATGAGTATGTGAGTGCTTACCTGTGGAGATACAGGGCAAATGATCCAGGTAAGGGAGGTATAGCGCAAGTTGTGTAGGAAAGGACGAAACAAAGGGCAAGTGGTGTGGGAGGGCAGGGATATGGTAAATTAAGTGAAGAGCAGACATTTGGTGGTATAAATGGTGCAAATTACATATGGCAATATTATAGATTTAAAtgacatggtgggccagggatgGCAGACATGACActtcaataatttttttaaatagtaatgcacagtgtgtatgattgtcacATATAACTCCGCAACAGTGAAGCTCAAAGTCGGGAGAGGAGATCGAATTCCTGAAGTGTTTATTTATAGAGGTCTGTGACAAAGACCTGTGGCTAAACAGACAGTGGGTTCATTTTCGATGGACTGAAGGGAAAAGGCCAGAAGATTCAGATGTCAATTTCTAGAATGTGGGGAACACCGTAAAAGGTTCCGAGGTAGAGAAATAAAGGAGACTACCACAGTTTATCAGCTGCTGATTTATGGCTGAGGCACAATTTGGTTACACTTGTTCTAGAATGTGATATGAGTGGTAAAGAGCAACACATCTATGTTGTTAATAACCAACAATGTATCCACATTCCGATTAAGCAATTTCACTAAACTTACCTTTCAAATGCAATGTATTACTTTATCTCTGGGTCAACAAAGCAAAATCTGTATTACCATAAACACATTAACATTTGCAGTTGAAACATTTTAATTCTACCTATTTTGGAAGGGAAGAGTGTTTCATCATCAAGCTGGTCTTGTACCCAAGTCATCAGGTAATCAATGTATTTGGGAGCAGAGCACTTAATTGGTTTCTTAATGTTGGTTCCATCAGCCCAGTGATATTCATACCTGTAGGAATTAGAGACAACAGCTCTTTAACATGGGGTCTGGAACGTCTACGGCAGGGATCTCAAACTCTGGCCACCCAAATGTAATGCCATCTTAGGCCACCCAACTCCAGAATTCTTTAAGTGTATTAGTTCAGAAATATCTGGGTCTTGAGATGTCTGATCTACGGTGATTGAGGATTTCTGCCAAAAtgcatatttgaaaaaaaaaaacaatacagttAAGTTATAATAGTACAACAAAACTAACAGTCCAGCTTTTTTTGTGGACAATTGTTCTGGATGACTATCAAGTGATCAGTCGGCATGCAAAAGATTAAACTTTGTTAATTGCCTGATAATAAAAATTGCAATACACAGTTGCAAAATACTATATTTGAAAGTGGCATAAAACCTCTGTGTCATGCAACGTTGCAACAATTTGCCTCACACCAGGGTCCTTTCGGGAGCAAAGCCTCGTCATGCTGGCTGAAACGGCATATGGCTTCTCTAAAACTGCGGAAGCCGGATGCTGATCCTTTTGTTCATTCTTTGGTAGAA
Above is a genomic segment from Pelobates fuscus isolate aPelFus1 chromosome 6, aPelFus1.pri, whole genome shotgun sequence containing:
- the MOB1B gene encoding MOB kinase activator 1B, whose product is MSFLFGSRSSKTFKPKKSIPEGSHQYELLKHAEATLGSGNLRMAVMLPEGEDLNEWVAVNTVDFFNQINMLYGTITDFCTEESCPVMSAGPKYEYHWADGTNIKKPIKCSAPKYIDYLMTWVQDQLDDETLFPSKIGVPFPKNFMSVAKIILKRLFRVYAHIYHQHFDSVIQLQEEAHLNTSFKHFIFFVQEFNLIDRREQAPLQELIEKLTSKDR